A single region of the Paramicrobacterium fandaimingii genome encodes:
- a CDS encoding amino acid deaminase/aldolase, giving the protein MAISLTAHEQASAHPAPWRSPERYWPSIDNATAGEDPPFGVLHLDALRFNAHDMIRRAAGTPIRIASKSVRVRSVLDAALALPGFEGVLAYTLPEALWLAESIDDVVVGYPTADRAAIAQLAASETLASRVTLMVDSAEHLDVIDAVVPARKRAVIRVCLELDASWNAPPPLGRLGTWRSPIHSPQAARSLAEYIVSRPGFELVGMMAYEGQIAGVPDHEPRKAAMNALVGWVKTQSRAELAERRGEAVALVKDVADLRFVNGGGTGSLESTSQDDSVTEIAAGSGLFAGHLFDGFRAFSPAPAASFALSVVRKPRGDMATILGGGWIASGPPGIERLPKPVWPEGLRMMPREMAGEVQTPVEGASAARLSIGDRVWLRHNKSGELSERLTEFLVVDDDSIVDRVPTYRGEGKAFL; this is encoded by the coding sequence ATGGCGATTTCCCTGACCGCGCACGAGCAGGCGAGTGCGCACCCCGCCCCCTGGCGCTCACCCGAGAGATACTGGCCGTCAATCGACAATGCGACGGCAGGTGAAGATCCGCCGTTCGGAGTACTCCACCTTGACGCCTTGCGGTTCAACGCCCACGACATGATCCGACGGGCCGCGGGAACGCCCATTCGCATCGCGAGCAAGTCAGTTCGCGTCAGGTCGGTTCTGGATGCTGCGCTCGCGCTGCCCGGATTCGAGGGCGTTCTCGCCTACACCCTTCCCGAAGCACTGTGGCTCGCTGAGAGCATCGACGACGTCGTTGTCGGCTACCCGACGGCAGATCGCGCAGCCATCGCCCAACTCGCAGCCTCAGAGACCCTCGCCTCGCGCGTGACCCTCATGGTCGACAGCGCGGAGCATCTTGACGTGATCGATGCCGTCGTTCCCGCTCGCAAACGCGCGGTGATCCGCGTGTGCCTCGAACTCGACGCGTCGTGGAACGCGCCGCCGCCTCTCGGACGTCTCGGCACATGGCGGTCTCCGATTCACTCGCCACAGGCGGCGCGGTCGCTCGCGGAGTACATTGTCAGCCGCCCCGGCTTCGAGCTTGTCGGCATGATGGCGTACGAAGGGCAGATCGCTGGAGTGCCCGATCACGAGCCGCGCAAGGCCGCGATGAATGCCCTCGTCGGCTGGGTCAAGACTCAGTCGCGCGCCGAGCTTGCCGAGCGGAGAGGTGAAGCCGTCGCGCTTGTCAAAGACGTCGCTGATCTTCGTTTCGTGAACGGGGGAGGCACGGGCTCGCTTGAGAGCACATCGCAGGATGACTCCGTGACCGAGATCGCCGCGGGCAGCGGACTCTTCGCCGGGCATCTGTTCGACGGCTTCCGTGCGTTCAGCCCAGCCCCAGCGGCATCCTTCGCCCTATCTGTCGTGCGCAAGCCTCGCGGCGACATGGCCACAATTCTCGGCGGCGGCTGGATCGCATCGGGCCCACCCGGAATCGAGCGGCTGCCCAAACCGGTCTGGCCCGAGGGCCTACGCATGATGCCTCGCGAGATGGCCGGCGAAGTGCAGACTCCCGTGGAGGGTGCGTCGGCGGCTCGACTGTCGATTGGTGACCGCGTGTGGCTGCGGCACAACAAGTCGGGCGAGCTGAGTGAGCGCCTCACCGAGTTTCTCGTTGTCGACGACGACAGCATCGTGGACCGTGTGCCGACGTATCGCGGCGAAGGAAAGGCATTTCTGTGA
- a CDS encoding rhodanese-like domain-containing protein: MKEITVTELAAREQQGTAAIVDVREPDEWANAHVEGAVHIPMSQFMEREGELPDSDELHIMCHSGARSSRVAQYLEQKGFNAANVDGGIVAWTGAGLPVVSG, encoded by the coding sequence ATGAAAGAGATCACCGTGACCGAGCTCGCCGCCCGCGAACAGCAGGGAACCGCCGCCATTGTCGACGTTCGTGAGCCAGACGAGTGGGCGAACGCTCACGTCGAGGGTGCCGTGCACATTCCTATGTCGCAGTTCATGGAACGCGAGGGTGAGCTTCCCGACTCAGACGAGCTGCACATCATGTGCCATTCGGGCGCCCGCAGCTCGCGCGTCGCGCAGTACCTTGAGCAGAAGGGCTTCAACGCCGCAAACGTCGACGGCGGCATCGTCGCATGGACAGGCGCGGGGCTCCCCGTCGTCAGCGGCTGA
- the greA gene encoding transcription elongation factor GreA — translation MTDASQVTFLTQEAYDRLQAELEHLSTVGRDEIAKRIEAAREEGDLKENGGYHAAKDEQGKQEARIRTLTELLRTATVSAAPEVDGTVQSGTVVSAVVAGGDEKFLLGSREIAGDSDLDVYSEQSPLGESIIGLKVGDSTSYEAPNGKSISVKITGVEAYTG, via the coding sequence ATGACTGACGCTTCGCAGGTCACTTTCCTCACGCAGGAGGCATACGACCGCCTTCAGGCCGAGCTTGAGCACCTGTCAACAGTCGGGCGAGACGAGATTGCCAAGCGCATCGAGGCTGCACGCGAAGAGGGCGATCTCAAAGAGAACGGCGGCTATCATGCCGCGAAAGATGAGCAGGGCAAGCAAGAGGCGCGCATCCGCACGTTGACGGAGCTGCTGCGCACGGCGACGGTGAGTGCGGCTCCCGAGGTCGACGGCACCGTGCAGTCCGGCACCGTGGTCAGCGCCGTCGTGGCCGGCGGCGACGAGAAGTTTCTTCTCGGCAGCCGCGAGATCGCCGGAGATTCCGACCTCGACGTGTACAGCGAGCAGAGCCCTCTCGGCGAGTCCATCATTGGCCTGAAGGTCGGCGATTCGACGAGCTACGAGGCGCCGAACGGCAAGTCGATCTCGGTGAAGATCACGGGCGTCGAGGCCTACACCGGCTGA
- a CDS encoding Ig-like domain-containing protein, which produces MPVRSRGRWHFFALAVVAAAALSLPLLFVSPAAASSAGSLVSTETDDGTETPSPPNTGDNATTPPPTSEQPKIDLVEPGDFWGTPKMPVTGTVSDIPENSVIQITSPRGDTSTKVGADGSFSTSVPVGQGADQEITATWSGSSGEVSAEATVDVFFTLSIDAPSKPIGKNGSLSGGNAADGATVTVRIDGHRYTTSADAKGRWAVSITDEFSKASATATQTMKGAGRASNPSAAVPVTVDLSAPSKPRITAPAAGATVPTSGATISGTGEPGSTVTVFVGAQSVCKVDVSSSGTWSCTAAEVATSGAQKIVAKADDTAGNSSGDGPAVTVLFGSSSSPSDPPATSPSDKPTDEKTTPGDSDKTPGEKEPEPSKSDDNDSRNEAAPPAAPPNGPGPWNHATPFTESLPPAIGLDAVAGWARALLLAVLTIALILIPARMLAGTLARRRVAASGVVFTGRNRSESEFERAPMLAVPGRIAMIVLGIAATGALTIFANPVDGRPAYLRLLLAAIVAAAIINAAAAWLPRILSHVWQCGFTEVRFNPRWLLVVAAAVLASRVFDLHPALLFALVTTVRVPTVLNSAVLARLALSRISGVFVVGVIAWLLASFVPQGGGFFTQLVIETANITALVGIGSAAIMMVPLGRLSGRAIFAWSRPLWLAAVLAILTALFVMLGPSIENWRATGNVLAALALVLAFAALGISVWLWKRYVQPMLASS; this is translated from the coding sequence GTGCCGGTGAGATCGCGTGGCCGATGGCACTTTTTCGCCCTCGCGGTTGTCGCCGCGGCCGCCCTGTCGCTTCCGCTCCTGTTTGTGAGCCCGGCAGCCGCCTCCTCCGCTGGCTCCCTGGTCTCGACAGAGACCGATGATGGCACGGAAACACCGTCTCCGCCCAACACCGGCGACAACGCAACGACGCCGCCTCCCACGTCGGAACAGCCAAAGATCGATCTCGTCGAACCGGGCGATTTCTGGGGCACGCCGAAGATGCCGGTTACGGGAACAGTCAGCGACATTCCGGAAAATTCGGTAATCCAAATCACGTCGCCACGAGGCGACACCAGCACAAAGGTAGGTGCCGACGGCTCGTTCTCGACGTCAGTTCCGGTAGGCCAAGGCGCGGACCAAGAAATAACCGCGACATGGTCAGGTTCAAGCGGCGAAGTCAGCGCCGAAGCGACAGTAGACGTGTTCTTCACACTGTCGATAGACGCCCCCTCGAAGCCGATCGGGAAGAACGGCTCCCTCAGCGGCGGAAACGCCGCAGACGGCGCAACAGTGACGGTGAGGATCGACGGACATAGATACACAACCTCCGCCGATGCCAAAGGCAGATGGGCAGTCTCCATCACCGACGAGTTCTCAAAGGCTTCGGCGACGGCAACGCAGACAATGAAAGGGGCGGGACGCGCGTCAAACCCGAGCGCCGCCGTTCCCGTCACCGTCGATCTGAGCGCGCCATCGAAGCCCAGGATCACCGCGCCGGCAGCCGGCGCGACGGTTCCGACATCGGGCGCGACGATCTCCGGAACAGGTGAACCCGGCTCCACGGTGACCGTGTTCGTCGGTGCGCAGTCCGTCTGCAAGGTCGACGTTTCGTCGTCGGGAACCTGGTCGTGCACGGCAGCTGAGGTCGCGACTTCAGGTGCACAGAAGATCGTCGCCAAAGCTGACGACACGGCTGGCAACTCCAGCGGTGATGGCCCAGCCGTGACGGTCTTGTTCGGAAGCTCGTCTTCGCCGTCGGACCCTCCGGCGACCTCGCCATCAGACAAGCCGACCGATGAGAAAACGACGCCGGGCGACAGCGACAAGACTCCGGGTGAAAAAGAGCCAGAGCCCTCGAAGAGCGACGACAACGATTCGAGAAACGAAGCCGCTCCCCCGGCCGCGCCGCCGAACGGCCCGGGCCCCTGGAACCACGCAACCCCGTTTACCGAGTCGCTTCCGCCCGCAATCGGGCTCGACGCGGTCGCGGGCTGGGCAAGGGCGCTTCTGCTCGCTGTCTTGACGATCGCGCTCATTCTGATTCCCGCGAGGATGCTGGCCGGTACGCTCGCACGGCGGCGGGTCGCGGCATCCGGAGTCGTCTTCACCGGGCGCAATCGATCGGAGTCGGAGTTCGAGAGGGCGCCGATGCTTGCCGTTCCGGGGCGCATAGCCATGATCGTGCTCGGCATCGCCGCGACCGGGGCCCTCACGATCTTCGCGAACCCGGTCGATGGCAGGCCCGCGTACCTGAGGCTTCTCTTGGCCGCGATCGTGGCTGCCGCCATCATCAACGCGGCAGCGGCATGGCTGCCGCGCATCCTCTCGCACGTGTGGCAATGCGGTTTCACCGAGGTTCGGTTCAACCCGCGTTGGCTGCTCGTCGTTGCGGCCGCGGTGCTCGCGTCACGCGTCTTCGATCTGCACCCCGCGCTGCTCTTCGCACTCGTCACGACCGTGCGCGTGCCGACTGTGTTGAATAGCGCTGTGCTCGCACGCCTGGCGCTCTCGCGCATCAGCGGCGTCTTCGTCGTGGGCGTGATTGCGTGGCTGCTTGCCTCGTTCGTGCCGCAGGGCGGGGGCTTCTTCACTCAGCTGGTGATCGAGACGGCGAACATCACAGCGCTCGTCGGCATCGGCTCCGCGGCGATCATGATGGTGCCGCTTGGCCGGTTGAGCGGACGAGCGATCTTCGCTTGGTCGCGACCGCTGTGGCTTGCGGCCGTGCTGGCGATTCTGACGGCACTGTTTGTGATGCTCGGGCCGAGCATCGAAAACTGGCGTGCGACAGGAAATGTGCTTGCGGCGCTCGCTCTCGTGCTCGCCTTCGCAGCGCTCGGCATTTCGGTGTGGCTGTGGAAGCGCTACGTTCAGCCGATGCTCGCGAGCTCGTAG
- a CDS encoding LemA family protein — MEWLIPVLIVVALVVIIGIYLWVTYNSLVTLGVRVNEAWSDITVQLKRRADLIPNLIEAVKGYAAHEKSVFENVTEARAETLNAQGPADASTAENHMQQALKSIFAVAEAYPQLQASNNFLQLQSELVDTEDKIQASRRFYNGGVRELNTKIRVFPNNLFAKKLGFELREFFEVTDSAAIAEPPRIQF, encoded by the coding sequence ATGGAATGGCTTATTCCAGTTCTCATCGTTGTGGCGCTCGTCGTCATCATCGGCATTTACCTGTGGGTGACATACAACTCGCTCGTCACGCTCGGTGTTCGCGTTAACGAGGCATGGAGCGACATCACGGTTCAGCTCAAACGCCGTGCTGACCTCATTCCGAACCTCATCGAGGCGGTCAAGGGCTACGCCGCACACGAGAAGTCCGTATTTGAGAACGTCACCGAAGCGCGCGCAGAAACCTTGAATGCGCAAGGCCCCGCCGACGCATCTACTGCAGAAAACCACATGCAGCAGGCGCTCAAGTCAATCTTCGCGGTAGCCGAGGCTTACCCGCAGCTTCAGGCGAGCAACAACTTCCTCCAGCTGCAGAGCGAGCTTGTTGACACGGAAGACAAGATTCAGGCATCACGTCGTTTCTACAACGGTGGCGTGCGCGAGCTGAACACGAAGATCCGGGTGTTCCCGAACAACCTTTTCGCGAAGAAGCTCGGATTCGAGCTTCGTGAGTTCTTCGAAGTCACCGACAGCGCAGCGATTGCGGAGCCTCCTCGCATTCAGTTTTAA
- a CDS encoding D-arabinono-1,4-lactone oxidase, translating into MTATGGAWRNWGRTEKAKPIRVERPRTASAVQRAVVAAAGSGIPIKAVGASHSFSGIAAPVGVLLELDDLTGLIDVDERHGLATFSAGTRLRDVPRLLARHGLAMENLGDIDSQSLAGAISTGTHGTGASFRGLAAQVAGVTLVTGTGELLHVDTDTNSELLPAVALGLGSLGILVDVTVRCVPAFDLAAVEKPEPLDDVLEALSQRVAESDHFEFYWFPHTETALTKTNTRMPSGTARRPLSPARRWLDDTLVSNGLYEVTCRLGSAVPAITPTVNRLADKLTGNRAFTDASHRVFTTKRTVRFAEMEYALPAENVADALREVKKLIERSGWSISFPVEVRFAASDDLWLSTATGRETGYIAVHRYARENPVEYFRAVEEIMRERGGRPHWGKMHWRDASTLRDSYARFDDFVAVRDRLDPSRLFRNPYLDRVLGP; encoded by the coding sequence GTGACAGCAACGGGCGGAGCCTGGCGAAATTGGGGCCGCACAGAGAAAGCAAAGCCCATCAGAGTGGAGCGTCCCCGAACGGCAAGCGCCGTTCAGCGGGCTGTCGTTGCTGCCGCGGGCAGCGGAATTCCGATCAAGGCAGTCGGAGCCAGCCACAGCTTCAGCGGCATTGCAGCCCCTGTCGGTGTGCTTCTCGAACTCGACGATCTGACGGGGCTCATCGACGTTGATGAGCGTCACGGGCTCGCCACGTTCTCTGCCGGAACACGGCTGCGTGACGTTCCGCGACTGCTTGCGCGTCACGGTTTGGCTATGGAGAATCTCGGAGACATCGACAGCCAGTCGCTTGCCGGAGCCATCTCGACGGGCACGCACGGGACGGGCGCATCGTTCCGCGGTCTTGCCGCGCAGGTCGCCGGAGTGACCCTGGTTACGGGGACGGGCGAGCTGCTGCACGTTGACACCGACACCAACTCTGAGCTTCTTCCTGCCGTTGCGCTCGGGCTTGGTTCTCTCGGCATTCTCGTCGATGTCACGGTGCGCTGCGTGCCGGCATTCGACCTCGCCGCGGTGGAGAAGCCGGAGCCGCTCGACGACGTGCTCGAGGCGCTGTCGCAGCGTGTGGCCGAGAGCGACCACTTCGAGTTCTACTGGTTTCCCCACACCGAAACGGCCCTGACCAAGACAAATACGAGGATGCCCTCGGGCACCGCGCGGCGGCCGCTCTCGCCTGCGAGGCGCTGGCTCGACGACACCCTCGTCTCGAATGGCCTCTACGAGGTGACGTGCCGGCTTGGCTCTGCCGTTCCTGCGATCACGCCAACCGTGAACCGCCTCGCGGACAAGCTCACGGGCAACCGCGCGTTCACTGATGCCTCCCACCGTGTCTTCACGACGAAGCGCACGGTGCGCTTCGCCGAGATGGAGTACGCGCTTCCGGCAGAGAACGTTGCCGATGCGCTGCGCGAGGTGAAGAAGCTCATCGAAAGGTCGGGCTGGTCGATCTCCTTTCCCGTCGAAGTTCGCTTCGCGGCATCCGATGATCTGTGGCTGTCGACGGCGACCGGTCGCGAGACCGGATACATCGCTGTGCACCGCTATGCCCGCGAGAATCCGGTCGAGTACTTCCGTGCCGTCGAAGAGATCATGCGCGAGAGGGGCGGGCGTCCGCACTGGGGAAAGATGCACTGGCGTGACGCCTCGACCCTGCGCGACAGTTATGCGCGGTTCGATGATTTCGTCGCCGTGCGTGACCGCCTCGACCCGTCACGGCTGTTTCGCAACCCGTACCTTGACCGCGTACTTGGACCCTGA
- a CDS encoding winged helix-turn-helix domain-containing protein has product MSQKITADAARRIALSAHGFARRRTATPGPRQFASVIDSLGALQIDSVNVFERSHYLPVFARLGAYDKSALDALTHRSPARVTEWWAHEATFLRTGDLPLWGWKMRMLRERDLADDSSWANAHAAELDWVRRELAARGPSLAREIETDVDRARGSWWDWSTVKHALEMLFRWGEVAIAGRTSTFERRYALAEQVLPDHVRATEISRDDAVRELVRRAARATGIATASDLSDYYRLPVEFTTQAIRELHDEGELTHVHVDGWTRGSRALDVWMPTGQVRPRAVSADALLSPFDPVVWSRPRAERLFDFRYRIEIYTPRHKRVYGYYVLPVLIGDRLAARVDLKSDRKAGVLRVQSAWAEPHAPADTVERLSQVVRAAAQWQEHDSISVGSRGDLSNAVAHTLGASRHETP; this is encoded by the coding sequence ATGTCACAGAAGATTACGGCGGATGCTGCTCGACGAATCGCGCTTTCCGCGCACGGTTTCGCTCGCCGACGCACTGCCACGCCAGGGCCGCGCCAATTCGCCTCAGTGATCGATTCCCTCGGAGCGCTCCAGATCGATTCGGTTAACGTCTTCGAGCGCAGCCATTACCTTCCCGTTTTCGCTCGGCTCGGCGCCTACGACAAATCGGCACTCGATGCTCTGACGCATCGCAGCCCCGCTCGCGTCACCGAATGGTGGGCACACGAAGCGACGTTTCTGCGCACGGGTGATCTGCCGCTCTGGGGCTGGAAGATGCGGATGCTGCGTGAGCGCGACCTGGCAGATGACTCGTCGTGGGCGAATGCGCACGCGGCGGAGCTCGACTGGGTGCGTCGTGAGCTCGCCGCTCGCGGGCCGTCGCTGGCACGCGAGATCGAGACAGACGTCGACCGCGCGCGGGGTTCGTGGTGGGACTGGTCTACCGTGAAGCACGCGCTCGAAATGCTGTTCCGGTGGGGTGAAGTGGCGATCGCCGGGCGCACCTCGACGTTTGAGCGGCGCTATGCGCTGGCCGAACAGGTGCTGCCCGACCACGTTCGCGCGACAGAGATCAGTCGTGACGATGCCGTTCGCGAGCTTGTCCGACGTGCCGCGCGTGCAACGGGAATCGCGACAGCATCCGATCTGTCTGATTACTATCGTCTCCCCGTTGAATTCACGACGCAGGCCATCAGGGAGCTGCACGATGAAGGCGAACTCACCCACGTGCATGTTGATGGCTGGACGCGAGGATCTCGGGCGCTGGACGTCTGGATGCCGACAGGCCAGGTACGGCCACGTGCCGTCAGCGCCGACGCTCTGCTTTCGCCGTTCGATCCTGTTGTGTGGTCACGGCCGCGCGCTGAGCGTCTCTTCGATTTTCGCTACAGAATCGAGATTTACACTCCGCGCCACAAGCGTGTGTACGGGTACTACGTTCTGCCCGTGCTGATCGGCGACCGCCTTGCGGCCCGTGTCGATTTGAAGAGCGATAGAAAGGCTGGCGTGCTGCGAGTGCAGTCGGCGTGGGCGGAGCCGCACGCTCCTGCTGATACGGTTGAACGACTCTCACAGGTAGTGCGCGCTGCGGCGCAGTGGCAAGAACACGATTCGATCAGTGTCGGCTCACGAGGAGACCTGTCGAATGCGGTGGCGCACACCTTAGGAGCGTCACGTCACGAGACGCCGTGA
- a CDS encoding AI-2E family transporter — MSESRSPRWWKRLFARPAPQRVPSQPEPERHVPSEEIVDTVPPGIRIAAAWSWRLIVIAIATAVLVFIIVQLRLIVIPVLVAVLLSALVLPLVTFLVSHRWNRGLAVAVAMITAIGAVGALVWLVVWQIGSQASEVRTRTMESVEAFRDFLLHSPLHLTDNKLSVIFDDVWASIQEDTSAILSGALSIGTTFGHLAAGILLALFSLLFILIDGKNIWKWLILFVPRRARAAVDGAGQAGWTTLENYTRTQILVASIDAVGIGVGAFILGLPLAIPIGVLVFLGAFVPIVGAILTGAVAVLIALVYNGPIIALIMLGVVLLVQQVEGHVLQPLLMGTAVKVHPLGVVLVVTGGTLVAGIPGALFAVPVAAVVNVVIGYVTSGAWKDPAATYKADLIWRTVPAEGRLRRETPSTDKD, encoded by the coding sequence GTGTCGGAATCACGCAGTCCCCGGTGGTGGAAACGCCTTTTCGCCCGCCCCGCGCCCCAACGCGTTCCCTCACAGCCCGAGCCGGAACGACACGTGCCGTCTGAAGAGATCGTCGACACCGTTCCGCCCGGAATTCGCATCGCCGCTGCCTGGAGCTGGCGTCTGATCGTCATTGCCATTGCGACTGCCGTTCTCGTCTTCATCATCGTTCAGTTGCGGCTGATCGTCATTCCGGTGCTCGTTGCCGTGCTGCTCTCGGCACTTGTGCTTCCGCTCGTGACCTTTCTTGTCTCACACCGGTGGAACCGGGGGCTCGCCGTCGCGGTCGCAATGATCACAGCGATCGGCGCTGTGGGTGCCCTCGTGTGGCTCGTTGTGTGGCAGATCGGGTCGCAGGCCAGCGAAGTGCGCACGCGAACCATGGAGTCCGTCGAGGCTTTCAGAGACTTTCTGCTGCACTCGCCGCTTCACCTGACAGACAACAAGCTCAGCGTGATCTTCGACGACGTCTGGGCAAGCATCCAAGAAGACACGAGTGCGATCCTCTCGGGCGCGCTCTCGATCGGAACCACGTTCGGCCATCTTGCCGCCGGCATTCTTCTCGCACTGTTCTCACTTTTGTTCATTCTGATTGACGGCAAGAACATCTGGAAATGGCTGATTCTGTTTGTGCCGAGGCGGGCACGCGCGGCCGTCGACGGTGCCGGGCAAGCCGGCTGGACGACTTTGGAGAACTACACGCGCACGCAGATTCTCGTCGCCTCGATCGATGCGGTCGGCATCGGGGTTGGCGCGTTCATTCTCGGTCTGCCGCTCGCCATCCCCATCGGTGTGCTCGTATTTCTCGGTGCCTTCGTGCCGATCGTGGGAGCTATTCTGACCGGTGCCGTCGCCGTGTTGATCGCGCTTGTGTACAACGGGCCGATCATCGCGCTCATCATGCTCGGCGTCGTGCTTCTCGTGCAGCAGGTCGAGGGGCATGTTCTGCAGCCCCTGCTCATGGGCACTGCTGTGAAGGTGCATCCCCTCGGCGTCGTGCTTGTCGTCACGGGCGGAACGCTCGTCGCAGGCATCCCCGGCGCGCTCTTTGCCGTGCCCGTCGCCGCTGTCGTCAACGTCGTCATCGGCTACGTCACCTCCGGCGCGTGGAAAGACCCAGCCGCCACGTACAAAGCCGATCTCATCTGGCGCACGGTCCCCGCCGAGGGCCGACTGCGCCGTGAAACCCCGTCCACAGACAAGGATTAG
- the ilvA gene encoding threonine ammonia-lyase — MPHTIPSLESIEHAQQVVARVSQHTPMESSRYLTEVLGQSVYLKCENLQRTGSYKIRGAFNRLAQLTDEEKAKGVVAASAGNHAQGVAFAARELGIAATIFMPVGVPLPKLQATRRYGADVVLRGHTVTEPLKAAAEYAEKTGAVLIPPFDHVDVVTGQGTLGLEILDDVPDATTIVVPIGGGGLIAGVAAAAKQRAAREGREMRIIGVQSQNAAAYPPSLAEGHPVDVEIQPTIADGIAVSRPGSLNFDLIQQLVDEVVTVTEDEIAKALLLLLERAKLVVEPAGAVSVAAIIEGKVTATGPTVAILSGGNIDPLLMQRVVSHGLSAAGRYMTLRIPLPDRPGQLARIAEILAQANANVVEVLHTRHGQGMQISEVMIDLSVETRGDDHKASVVETLRSAGYDPAIVQG; from the coding sequence ATGCCGCACACCATTCCCTCGCTTGAATCGATCGAGCACGCTCAGCAGGTGGTTGCGCGTGTCTCGCAGCACACGCCCATGGAGAGTTCGCGCTACCTCACGGAAGTGCTGGGGCAGTCGGTGTACCTCAAATGCGAGAACCTGCAGCGCACGGGATCGTACAAGATCAGAGGCGCATTCAACCGTCTCGCACAGCTGACCGATGAAGAGAAGGCAAAGGGTGTCGTTGCCGCGTCAGCGGGAAACCACGCTCAGGGGGTTGCATTCGCCGCGCGTGAGCTCGGGATCGCCGCGACGATCTTCATGCCCGTCGGCGTTCCGCTGCCGAAGCTGCAGGCGACGCGTCGCTACGGCGCTGACGTGGTTCTGCGGGGGCACACGGTGACCGAACCGCTCAAGGCCGCTGCGGAGTACGCGGAGAAGACGGGTGCCGTGCTCATTCCGCCGTTCGACCATGTCGACGTCGTGACAGGCCAGGGAACCCTCGGTCTCGAGATTCTCGATGACGTTCCCGATGCGACGACAATCGTCGTTCCCATTGGAGGCGGAGGGCTGATTGCCGGAGTGGCCGCTGCGGCAAAGCAGCGCGCAGCGCGCGAGGGACGAGAGATGCGCATCATCGGTGTGCAGTCCCAGAACGCGGCGGCGTACCCGCCGTCCCTCGCCGAGGGGCATCCGGTCGACGTCGAGATTCAGCCGACGATCGCCGACGGCATCGCCGTCAGCCGGCCGGGATCGCTCAACTTCGATCTCATTCAGCAGCTTGTCGACGAGGTCGTCACCGTCACCGAAGACGAGATTGCCAAGGCACTGCTGCTGCTGCTCGAGCGCGCGAAGCTCGTTGTTGAGCCGGCGGGAGCTGTGAGTGTTGCCGCCATCATCGAGGGCAAGGTCACGGCAACGGGTCCCACGGTTGCGATTCTCTCTGGCGGCAACATCGACCCGCTGCTGATGCAGCGCGTTGTCTCACACGGCCTCTCAGCGGCCGGGCGCTACATGACCCTTCGCATTCCGCTGCCCGATCGACCGGGGCAGCTTGCGCGCATCGCCGAAATTCTCGCCCAGGCGAACGCGAACGTCGTCGAGGTTCTGCATACCAGGCATGGCCAGGGAATGCAGATCAGCGAAGTCATGATCGACCTGAGCGTCGAAACGCGTGGAGACGACCACAAGGCGAGCGTCGTCGAGACGCTGCGCTCGGCAGGCTACGACCCCGCGATCGTGCAGGGCTGA
- a CDS encoding M48 family metalloprotease, producing the protein MYRAIRKNKINTVVIIIGFLLLIGALGALAGYAYNSWTITIVVLAVAIGYALLQYFMASSQALAISGGKQIRKADNPRLYRVVENLSIATGTPMPKVYIINDPAPNAFATGRDPEHASVAATTGLLDIMTDSELEGVMAHELGHVRNYDIRVSMIVFGLVVAIGFIADIFLRMMWFGGGRGGNRGGGGNPIIMIFGIVAMLIAPLVAMLVQLAISRQREYLADATGALTTRHPDALASALLKLDEHARPMKRQNTSTAHLWINDPQKKPGVAKRLMSSHPPIADRVQRLRDMGGSF; encoded by the coding sequence ATGTATCGCGCAATCCGCAAGAACAAGATCAACACCGTCGTGATCATCATCGGGTTTCTCCTGCTGATCGGTGCGCTCGGTGCCCTTGCCGGATACGCGTATAACAGCTGGACGATCACGATCGTCGTGCTCGCCGTTGCGATCGGCTACGCCCTTCTGCAGTACTTCATGGCGTCGTCGCAGGCGCTCGCGATCAGCGGTGGCAAGCAGATTCGCAAGGCAGACAACCCGCGTCTTTATCGGGTTGTCGAAAACCTGAGCATTGCAACGGGAACGCCGATGCCAAAGGTATACATCATCAACGACCCGGCCCCGAACGCTTTCGCGACAGGCAGGGATCCCGAGCACGCCTCTGTCGCCGCTACGACGGGGTTGCTCGACATCATGACCGACTCCGAGCTTGAGGGCGTCATGGCACACGAGCTCGGCCACGTTCGCAACTATGACATTCGCGTATCGATGATCGTCTTCGGCCTTGTGGTTGCGATCGGGTTCATCGCCGATATCTTCCTTCGCATGATGTGGTTCGGCGGTGGGCGCGGCGGCAATCGTGGCGGTGGGGGAAACCCCATCATCATGATCTTCGGCATCGTGGCCATGCTGATCGCGCCCCTTGTCGCCATGCTTGTTCAGCTCGCCATCTCGCGGCAGCGCGAGTACCTCGCTGACGCAACCGGGGCACTCACGACACGGCATCCCGATGCACTCGCGAGTGCATTGCTCAAGCTTGACGAGCATGCCCGCCCCATGAAGCGGCAGAACACCTCGACGGCGCACCTGTGGATCAATGATCCACAGAAGAAGCCCGGTGTTGCCAAGCGGCTCATGAGCTCGCACCCGCCCATTGCCGACCGCGTGCAGCGCCTGCGAGACATGGGGGGCAGCTTCTGA